CCGGCTGGCGCATCGAGACGAAGTGAATCGCCGCCTCGCGGGGCAGGTTCGCGCCGAGGAACTCGACCTGCCAGCCTTCCTGCCGGCCGATCTCGGCGACGATGCGCGCCCCGAGATCGTGAAACTCGCCGGCCGGACAGACGAGCACGAGGCGGGGCGCGCCGAGGCCGGGCAGGGGGACGTCCCGCGCGCCGAGCTGGAAGGCGCGCGCCACGAGCGCCGTGGCGAGATGCTCTTCGCCGATGGAAATCTCGCCGCGCTGCCACATCGCCCCGACCTGATCGAGGGCGGGCTCGACGAGGTCCCGCGCCACGGCCGCGAGATCCATCCGGTGGGCGCGCGCGCGCTCGAAGACGGCCTGCACGGCCGACTCGTCGCCCGCGAGGAGCGCCACGAGAAGGGGACCCCAGTCCGGCCGCTCCTGACGGGCTGGAGCCTGGCGTCGTTTGGCAGGCACGGAAGGCACGATAAAGGATACGGCGCGCATCTTCACGCGGATTCTTCGGCCTCGAAGCGCCGCCGGATCGCCTCGCGCCGGAAGTCGAAGATGCGGCCGAGGGTGCGCTCGACGAAGACCGCGTGGGCCAGCGATCCGAGCGGGCCCATCGGCAGGGAATAGTCGACGACGTCGCGCACGAGCGTGGACTCCCCGTCGGACTCGAACTCGTGGGCATGGTGCCAGAAGGCGTAGGGGCCGGACTCCTGCTCGTCCACGAAACGCACGCCGGGCTCCCATGCGGTGATCCGGGTGCGCCAACGGAGCGGGATTCCGAACAGGGAGAGCGCGTAGTCGATGTGCGCGCCTGTGCGCATCTCGACGGGCGCCGGCGTCAGGATCCGGAAGCGCAGGAATGGCGGCGTGATCTCTTCCAGATTCGACGCGTCGGCGAAAAACGCGAAGACGGCCTCACGGGGCCGCGGGATGCTTTGCGTTCGCACGAGTCGATGCGTGCGTCCCGCCATCGCGCTCATGCAGCCAGCGGCGGCGCCGTCCGGGTCTTCGGGGCGCCGAGCGCAGAGGCGGCGATGCCGCGGAGCATGCCGCCGAAGACGAAGCGGTGAAGCGGATAGAGGGCGTACCAGTAGGCGAGGCCAAAGAGGCCGGAGGCGTCGAAAACGGCGGTCTGTCGGATCTCGGTGCCGCTCGGAACGGGCGTGATCTCGAACTGCAGCCAGGCCCGGCCCGGGACCCTCATCTCGGCCCGCAGGCGCAGCA
This genomic window from Acidobacteriota bacterium contains:
- a CDS encoding SRPBCC family protein, translating into MAGRTHRLVRTQSIPRPREAVFAFFADASNLEEITPPFLRFRILTPAPVEMRTGAHIDYALSLFGIPLRWRTRITAWEPGVRFVDEQESGPYAFWHHAHEFESDGESTLVRDVVDYSLPMGPLGSLAHAVFVERTLGRIFDFRREAIRRRFEAEESA
- a CDS encoding cobalamin B12-binding domain-containing protein, with translation MPAKRRQAPARQERPDWGPLLVALLAGDESAVQAVFERARAHRMDLAAVARDLVEPALDQVGAMWQRGEISIGEEHLATALVARAFQLGARDVPLPGLGAPRLVLVCPAGEFHDLGARIVAEIGRQEGWQVEFLGANLPREAAIHFVSMRQPDAVGLSIALAAHVVGCAPLVKEIRKAVPGTKVLAGGLAFRLDPALVPLAGADACVSDAVALRDWLRANRPAARKAPRPPKLLRKPTRAAR